The Parashewanella tropica genome window below encodes:
- a CDS encoding FxsA family protein translates to MIFALLGIFILLPILEIALMIHVGAVLGTWNTVALIILTTILGGSLVRSQGIENLKRVRSKLDHGELPGSEIIQSMMLAIAGVMLFLPGFITDFVGILFLTPFTRKPIARFMLSKMKVQMVNRQSGFHYQQGFGQSDFKQDGDVFEGDFERKTDKVKPDHRLDDKDENHK, encoded by the coding sequence ATGATTTTTGCTTTACTTGGGATCTTTATCTTACTGCCCATTTTAGAAATTGCCTTGATGATCCATGTCGGTGCTGTGTTAGGTACGTGGAATACTGTGGCTTTGATCATTCTAACTACAATACTTGGTGGTTCCTTGGTACGCAGTCAAGGTATTGAGAACCTAAAGCGCGTTCGCAGTAAACTTGACCATGGTGAGTTACCCGGTTCAGAAATCATTCAAAGTATGATGCTGGCGATTGCTGGAGTAATGTTATTTCTCCCCGGTTTTATTACCGATTTTGTGGGCATTTTATTTTTAACGCCATTTACTCGAAAGCCAATTGCTCGTTTCATGTTATCTAAAATGAAAGTACAAATGGTGAATCGACAAAGTGGCTTTCATTATCAACAAGGGTTTGGTCAAAGTGACTTTAAACAAGATGGTGATGTCTTTGAAGGCGACTTTGAACGTAAAACTGATAAGGTAAAGCCAGATCATCGTTTAGATGATAAAGACGAAAATCATAAGTGA
- the cutA gene encoding divalent-cation tolerance protein CutA → MIPTDKQLHLLITSVADLDQAKTLAKLLVNSKLAACVQCYPQISSIYLWMGEVCEDQEVILHIKCLQKHIPKLEKLIENHHPYDTPELIALPIDQSSEPYLDWIKTSTQP, encoded by the coding sequence ATGATACCAACAGATAAACAATTACACTTACTGATCACTAGCGTAGCTGATCTCGATCAAGCCAAAACATTGGCAAAGCTATTGGTTAACAGTAAATTAGCAGCATGTGTGCAATGTTACCCTCAAATTAGCTCAATTTATCTGTGGATGGGAGAAGTTTGTGAAGATCAAGAAGTTATACTGCACATTAAATGTTTGCAAAAACATATACCTAAGCTTGAAAAATTGATAGAAAATCATCACCCTTATGACACACCTGAATTGATCGCTCTACCGATCGATCAAAGTTCAGAACCTTACTTGGACTGGATAAAGACGTCGACTCAGCCATGA